Within the Anguilla rostrata isolate EN2019 chromosome 6, ASM1855537v3, whole genome shotgun sequence genome, the region GAGTAAATGAATCAATGCCATCAATACATAATCAGCGTGAAATATGATGCAAATAAGTGGGGGATGGTGAGCATTTATTTCCGAACCCATCCAGACTTGCCTTAGCAGTGTTCTCATTTTCGGCGGTTGACAGTAATTGTAACAAATTAGCTTCTGCCGATATCAAATCACGCTTGTCCTCCTGTCAGGGGCCAAAATATGCTGTAACTTTCCTGGAACATGTCGAAGCTCTTACGGATGAACACACTTTCAAACTGCGGAATTCAGACTTGACAAGTTAAGTTCTTTTCCATTATGCTGATTTCACACTGCATTCACAACTCTTTAAGAGCAACAGACACTTCCCCCAATATGTGTTTCACAGTTGAGAATATCCTTTCAAAGGAAAAATTCAGGTGAAAAAATTTAACAGCCAATTTTGAATCCAACAGAAATACTGTGCAGTTTTTAAGGAAAATTAAAGTACAGAGAGGACTTGGCAGACTTGGAATCTTCCAACTGCTAATGATGAGCAGGGGGAGCAACAGAGTACACTTCCCTTCTGAAAATGCATGAGCTCCCATTTATTCTAGACAtacctccctcccctctcccccgttTGTACATGGAAGAGAACGCTTACGAGCCTTACCTTCTGGTCTGGCATTAGCGGGTTCGTCTGGAGAGAATTCAAATGGCCGTTGATGAGGGCCGTGGGTCTGTCGTGTTCGCAGAACAGGCTGCCGTTGATGTAGTGGAACCGGTCGCCGGGGACCAGGCGGTTCCGGCAGGTGGAACACGTGAAACACTGAGGGGCGGGAGAGCGGACACGGGTCACGGCCGCCCTCGTTATCACCCCGCCCAGGGTCCTTCGCCCGGGCGCGGACGCACAACCCTCGCTACAAACAAGCGGGCCGAACTCCGGCCTGCTGGTGTTTGCCGAGGGTCGATCGCGACACACCCCGGCTGTGCGGCTACGCGATAGCTGTGTTTGTAAAGGGGTAGCCTAGCTTTACACCCACACTAGCTTTATTCACATCACAGACTGCAACTGAATGTAAACATTCACCCGCTCTCAAAACAAATGACGATACTGGCATGATGGCGCTTTTTACTCTGGTGCAAGCTCTTACCAAAACTCAATTTATAATGTGTTCTTAAAAAAGACAGCTATCTGGACACGTACTCCATATTTATTCTTACTTTTGGATTCTTATGCTATAAACCTTGTTTAAGCTCCTGAAGCCAGAATTTAAGTGCAGTTGATACTGGTACATAGAACATAGACTTGGCATGTCTTCATATGTTCGTTTCAGTCCAATCGTATTCCAAATTTTAAACACTACGGCAATTGTCAGCTCTTACTTTTAAAAGTTTCAGTGGAACAGGGCACAGACATGCAAAGATGACCTCAGTTTTGcgttatttttgtatttacctTGAGATGGTACACATTGCCCTGTGCCCGCATGACCAGTTCACTGGCTGGGATGGACTGCCCACACGCACTGCACGCTCCACTGTTGCCAAATAACCTAGAATTGAAAGCAGGAGAACAGTCACATATGACCGTGATGGATGCTCTGGACATTGTTAACATATGACAAGCTGAGCTAACGCATTTAAAATAACTCTTCCACTCTGATATAATGAGAAGGTTTGTGTTTATTCATCTTGACACAACAAGAACTGTGATTTGATCTATGTAGACTCGAAGCTTCTCTGTATGggctctctttaaaaaaaatagcttcaATCCGTCATCTAGAACAACAATGTAAATCGTGTTTAGTTATAGGGATAACTGAGGGAATGATTCAGTTACATAttcactgacatatatttcacaCACGTATTGATATGCTTTTCTgacatctgtgtgcatgtgtacacacacagccttctgACATTTCAATGACGAGCGCTTACAAATAGCCTTTTCTCAAATCGGTTCAATCTTACGCCTATGGAAATTGCAGTGACTCTCAGAATGAGCACAACtctgaaatgtttcatattggaaaataaaattatggtAATAAGAGAAAGCAAATCAAAAAGTTGTAGCCCCAAGCTTCAGCAGTGAAATTAAGTATTGACTTTAGCGTATATTTTGCATTCTAATAATAACCCCGTAACACAAGCAATCAGAGAACGAAGGGGATTTGATTGTACATCTAAGGGAGGCGCCGTGCTTCTTGCCACGAGAAACTCCCGCAAAAAAACCTCTGACAGAGGTGTGTTTCCATTAGCGAGGCTTCGCTATCCGGGTTGATATATATAACGTGCATGGGTTAACCTTTTCAATCATGGTGTCAACACTTTAGATTTGCTCCTGCTCATCTCTTTCATCctaacctctctctccctccctctctctctccctccctccctctctcttccctctctctctctctctccctccctccctccctctcctctctctctctccgtctctctctctccctgtctcccctccctcccttgatAATGAAATGCTTGCTCTAACTTCCCTCTATCTGCTTCTGGAGTCCACAATTTAGATTACTTCATCTTGGCCAGCAACAAACTGAATGAAATTTCGATTTGAGCAGAAAGTAATTTACTGGGATCTGGCCCCATTTGTCATCGTATCTCACTGGGTGTTTGCTCCATCACCGCAGTTTTCCTGTGCAATCAAATAAGACCACAGCATCTGACATGcttgggggagagagggagcgggaggaggggggggggtaggcagGGGAGCCCGGGTATAGTGTTACCCTGCGCGCATTTAAACGAGGATTTTGCTTTAATGAACACATAAAAGTGCATCTGCTTTTAATATAACGCGCCACGTAcgggaggcaaaaaaaaaaaaaaaacaaagaaaaaaaaaaaacaatcagccACAGGAAAATAGCATGTGAACACGCGCGTTTCGATGGAAATGAGCGGAGCGAGCGAACCGCACACGACGCGCCAAACATCCCGCAAAGGCTGAGGCGgcctcttcccttttttttacgCCATCGTTACGATTGGATGGAGGACACTTGACACCAGCCAGGCACTAATTTGCTGTCGCCGTGCTACTGAAAAACGCCCGCGAGTTGTTATTAAACGTATCGACGAGAGCGCCAGAGAGTGCGGCAAGACTGCCCCCACAATGCCTTTCAATGGGAAGCGAGAAGCAAATGTTAGCCCCACCATCGATTCAGAGAGTTCAATCAAAAGTCCATTTCCAAAGTAATTAGTTTCAGATCTGTGACACATCAACACTTGGTAGCAAAATTGGAAAAACCGGAGCAGAACAAACAGACAAGAGATGTTATTTGGGAGATACACATCAGTGGGAAAGGCTGGTTCTATAGCCTTTAGaagtcagttttatttattattattaaatattattattatattttcaatatgtGCTCATAGgtcattcatttcagtgcatatggttattatgaaatgtgacataatTTAGGTATACCTCATTTTTGATCAGTGATTCTTTAAAGGCACTACTCTTACATGTACATATCTACAGAGGTATAGCATATTTATTTGATTGGGCACTGCTCGTAACGTCACGCCTGTTTAATCTAGAAGTCTGCAGGATTCAGCCGTTCTATTAGGTCACATGCCAACCAAATTAGTTTGTGTGTTCACACTAATGTGTCCCTCTCCTGAACTCCTGTGCTGGGGAAAGATAGCCCAGGTCAGGATAATTAAGGCCAGGGGACTCTAATTGAGATGACATAATTGGTTTCGGTTTCTGTGCTTGGAATTGGTGATTCCGAGGGGTCATTTGCAGTTCAGCCATATGAATGTACAATCAATAACAAACACAATGTAGTACTTTTCAAACATTGTGATTTGTTGCATGTATAGtttactaaaaaaaattatcatgaatgaattcaattcaattccaaGATGCTCTAAGTGTAAGAACACAATTTCCATGCATATGTATTTGATAGCGATGTAGAATGTGCAAAGTATATCCATGTAATATAAGCACTTGCCaactatggggggggggacttcttGCCAATAcagacattttctctttcttgaCAGCTTTAATAGGATATGAACCTAATTCAAAATTAATGCCAGAAACGCAGCACGCCAAAGATGCAACACAAACATCAGCCAGTATGCATTAAAAGCAGAGGGAGATATTGATACTCAGGAGCTTTGCATAATGGCATGTGCTGCATTAGAGAaagatggtgggggtggggcacagaggggggaaaaaaatctaccAAATTAAGCTTGCTTAATTCAGAGAAACAGATCTGGCCCCGAGTGGATTGGAGGCCTTGAATTAATTCTGTTATGACAAATCAAGATAAACGTTTCCCCTAAATTGCATgcgatttaattaatttttgagATCCTGGTTTTTCCCAGCTAATAGTTCACATGCTCCTGAGCTGTCAAAGTGCTTGAGTGGGCAGACTTCGAAGTGATATTAAATAACCAACTATTAGATTTACCTCGCACATTCTATTGGAAAAGTGCCATTTAATTACCTAGCCTATTCAATTAAAGGGACAGCATTCACAGGATCTTGCATCCGCATGATTGCTAGCTAAATTAATTCCCTTGCAAGGTTCGTCTTACacccttaaaaataaactggcTTACGACAGCATTACATAAATCAACACTAAATAGGCCTGACTAagtttaatgataaaaaaactgACATCTCTGACGCACGGTATTTGGATATATTAAGGCCAGCGTAAGAGATCAGATGGCACATGAGAATGCTTTGCGCTGTGACACAGGGCTAAAACAGTTACGTTCTGAGCAGCTAATGCGATACTCTAAACCAGTGGCTTTCTGTGGGATGGACAGTATCATCTTAGGACATTTTTCATTAGGGGTGATGCAGGCGATGCATTTCCTTATTGCATCCGATCAATCCGCGAGCGCTCTGCATTTGCAGATTAATAAACGTGGGTAAGCATTACTATATTATTTACACCACTGTGGCAAATTCATAATCCATTACAAAAATGAGGCTGTGCCTTTAAAGCCCGCAGGCAACTTGCCCTCATAATaatcccctcctctctctctctctctctttctctctctctctctctctcaaaagccaattttcttaattaaatgttttgtttgcgATGCGGCTCTCATTCATTTTGGACACGTCATTCTGAACAGATCCAAGCCGGGGACCAGATCTCATTAGATAAAACCCATCAGGACTAACAGAAAATGGAGAAGGCACTAATTAAAGCTTTTAATTGTGTAGACTCACTGtcagcctttttttccctcttcttcttcttcttcttctccctttttttaaaaaaacctctgctCGCATCACGCGCCCGCGACTGTTGTTTAAGCTCCGCTcctccgcccgccccccctctcatTACCGGCGGAAAGGTGCGCCCGCCGCTTTCTCCGGGTTTTTAATGAGGCTGCAGACCCATTACAGGCGGAGCGCCCCGTCGCCTGACGGGCCTCTCGCCGGGCCTCTCCAAATTTTGACTCCTTCCAGGCAGGTCGTTTCATATCCCGCGCCAGCCAGGACTGCTGACTCGGCGCAATCCCGCCAAACTCGCGAGcgctgctgtgtttttaattggCGCTCGTCTCGGCTAACTCGAAAAGTGCCCGCGCATACACACCGCTAGACGCGCTGAAAACGAATCTGTGATGTGCTGGTTGTTTATGAGATTAGGTTCATTTAGCCTACTATATTTAGTATAAGGCACGACTTGCTATAGTCAGTATAAGACAGCAGTTTGGCCTAAGGAAGCCATGCTATTTTGTTGTATGCCTGCTGTGCCCAGCAATCCCCGGGGGTTACTTCCATTCACTTCTAGGCTTTGTTCCAAAATGCTATGATTAATTTCAAACTCAGATTACATCAGTATGCTAATTTGCAACTGAAGTATTGGGCTTTTTCACAGAACAGCCTTAGGTGCTTTTCAATGGACATCACACCTGCCAACATGTGATGCGCCTCTGTTAAATCCCCAACTGAGGCACTCCGACTTGAGGAAACCAAACAAGGAAGAGAAATGTGACTGAAATAATGTGTTCTTAATTATTACTGCAAAACAATTTCGGGGAGCActtttgtgtgctgtttttcctcacttagtgaaattaattttcttaaagttgctttcctttttttccccagtccCACGTGCTTTTGTTTCCACTTAGCTGATTGAAATTGCACTCCAGCAGAAGAtgatatcaaaataacaaaatgctCTCTAACTTCATCGTTTTACACTAATGAGGTCAGAAATATGTGTGGCTCTCCACATATATTAGAGGCGCTCTTATCCGCTTTCCTGTCAACACTTGCATAGGAgaataataaacacaaaataaacagaaacatttgttatttcatattttctacTGCGGAGTCATGATctgttgaaacattttaaaatcagggTATTCAACCTTCTCAAGTATCTTCTCGAGTGTTCAAGCCTTTCTTCTAATGAAACCCACAAAGCCACACTATGCGCAGTTAAAAAGGCTATTCATATCcaaccattttttccccaagttTCTCAGACATctaagttgttgttttttcaggtTATATTTTGGCTTCAGAGAGAGCTTGTACTATAAAATGATGCATGGCTGGCAAAGATTAGAGGACTCTTTCATCTCGTGTCCTGACAACTTGGCCTTTAAAACATTGATCCAGGAAGGAGCCTATGCTGATGTCTTAATGGGATGATTTGagagtctggccaatcagtcgTTCATGAAGTGGTCAACCCATCCACATCTTACTAGTGCCTCATAAACTTTACGCCGTATCTAAAAAGGGCATCTCGTTCATTATAACAGAAGACACACAAGAAGCCTTCACAATTCTGATCTGCAGCTTTTCATTTATAATGGAAAGCACCCCTGATCTGAAAGGCCTTTGATACATCAAAATGCCCTTCCATAAAAGGAGACCATGTGTGTGCTAAAATCAGCCGGTACCTCTGAGCTACTCCACACTGAAGTGATGATGTAccctctgttttcttttcaatttaacTTGAGGGGTGTTTGTAAGTGGGATACCATTAACttcaggtctgtgtgtgagtgtgtgtgtgtgtgtgtgcgcgcgtgcatgttgtgtgtacaCGAGTGTTGACGTGTGAATGActgtacgtgtgcatgcatgtatgtatgcgcgtttgtttgtttgtgtgtgtgtgtgtgtgtgtgtgcgtgcgcgtacacaccatagtgtatgtgtgtgtgtgtgtgtgcgcatgtgtgcacggatgcgtttgtgagtgtgagacaCTGTACTGCAGCACAGGCCATCTCACCTGATGTAGTCATTTCTGCAGAGGATCATGCCACTCTTGGTGTAGCAGGAAGTGCCGATCTCCCCCAGTTGCGCCTGGCAACACGAGCACTTGAGGCAGCGGCTGTGCCAGTAGCTGTCCATAGCGTAGAGGAGGAAGCGGTCGGCGATCTTGCCCCCGCACCCCGCACACCTTTTCCAGGGGAGGGTCCCAGCTCCACCCGGGGGGGGCTGGGCGCTGCCGCCGGGGTTCACCATAGTGTCAGTACCTTCACC harbors:
- the lmo4 gene encoding LIM domain transcription factor LMO4 isoform X2 encodes the protein MVNPGGSAQPPPGGAGTLPWKRCAGCGGKIADRFLLYAMDSYWHSRCLKCSCCQAQLGEIGTSCYTKSGMILCRNDYIRLFGNSGACSACGQSIPASELVMRAQGNVYHLKCFTCSTCRNRLVPGDRFHYINGSLFCEHDRPTALINGHLNSLQTNPLMPDQKVC
- the lmo4 gene encoding LIM domain transcription factor LMO4 isoform X1 is translated as MSALIGEGTDTMVNPGGSAQPPPGGAGTLPWKRCAGCGGKIADRFLLYAMDSYWHSRCLKCSCCQAQLGEIGTSCYTKSGMILCRNDYIRLFGNSGACSACGQSIPASELVMRAQGNVYHLKCFTCSTCRNRLVPGDRFHYINGSLFCEHDRPTALINGHLNSLQTNPLMPDQKVC